A window of Populus trichocarpa isolate Nisqually-1 chromosome 17, P.trichocarpa_v4.1, whole genome shotgun sequence genomic DNA:
TGCTTAGTCAACTAGTTCATCTTTAGACACCTACAAACAGCTAGTAGGCTGAACCACGCCGGAAGCAACTCCACCAGCATTGCTACATGATGCTTCAGCGGGTTTATTTTCGTAAGTGAGCTTCACATCCTGCAATTTAATCCCAGTGCACGGATATTTTCTGCTACAATCAAATTTCACCGCAAGTTCAGTAGCTGATGTTCCATGAATGTCTTGATAGGTCACATCGCTGATTTTCACACCAGAAGCCTGTTTAATGCACAAGAAATTAGTAGAAAGATTCAagtatattttatgttaattttacattcataatttgatgaaattaaagaaagagtATAAAGACAGTAGATTTGACATACCTGGCCAGGGCAATTCTTTTTGCCGGGGCAATAGTTTTGGTCTATCAAAATGGGATTTTTGACGTTATTCATGACTACATGTTGGAAAAGAATATTTGTAGCAAAACCATTGCTAGGCCTTCCCCAAGTCTTAATTCTCAGTCCATTTTCAGTACCCGTAAATGTAGTGGTTTTGACTGTAACATCTCGCACACCAGCCTCTTGGGACTCCTTGCCCAAACTTCCAATGCTACATCGACCATGCATGCACACGTTATTTTATATTCAGTTCCCAGAATTAGCAACAAATCAGACATCATGTGCTCATGATAATTGATATGAATGTATAGCTGATGACTACTGGActgatattttcttaattacctGATTCCATGGCCTGGTCCACATGCTACATTTTCAATCCACAAATTAGACGTGCCGGGGCCGATAGATATACAATCGTCACCCGTTCCAATCCTAGAATTCAAGATGGTGACAGCGGTTGATAATTGAACGTGAATGCCATCCGTGTTAGGGCTGTTTCCGTCAGCAGAGACTTTGACTCCTTGCAATTTGACGTTTTGGCAGCCATTGATGACAATATGGAACATTTGGCTATTTAATGATGCCAATCCGGTGATTgcaatgttttttgaattggaaaATTCAAGTGACTGCACAATAAAAAGATTCAAGACTTTAAGAATAGATTGTGTATTTAACTATAGTCAAAGTTGTAAGATAATTATGTCATGCATGCATACCGTTGCGCCCCTGGGGCAATTACCCTTGCCGGAGTTCTTGCAAGACCACAGTCCAGCACCTTGACCGTCAAGAGTCCCTCCAGATAGAGTAACCCCATTAACATGCTCAAAGATTAGCCAGTTTTCTGCACTACCAAGGACCCCATAATTTGATGGAGCGACTAGGGTTCCATCTATACGTACCAAGATAGCATTATTCTTGCAAGGACCCTGAAACTTCACTTGACGTAGAGAGAAACTCCCTTTAGGAACAGAGATTGTGGCTGGCCCTGTAGAGGCACATGCTTGTGACCAAGCAGCAGCAAAGGCCTTGGTTGAGTCAGTTTTTCCATCAGGCTTGGCCCCATAACTCAACACACTAAATTGTGCTGCCTTTGCTGAAGGGGAGGCAAGGAAAATGATGGAAAGAAGGGTAAGGAGAAGAGGGCTCATTGGAAGTCGAAGGGATGCCATAGAATGATATGAGTTAATGCAAGCGATCAGCGGTGGAAactgagagaaagagagagttgtgATGGGGAGGTTGAAGCCGTTAAagatggtatttataggaagtTTGGAGGTGGAAATAGATTGACAACAATCAGCGCCGTACTTTGAGAAGGATTTTTGTCTCATTTTTTTGGAGGTTTCCTCACCAAAATACCCTTGAAGCCGATTTGGAGAAGCATTTTGCAAAAAATCAGACCATTGTTGTAAAACCCATCCCAGCTCAACAATTCAAGACGTGATCTTAActgagtttttaaaataaattagcaaATAGGATTGACTTAATAGGTCAATttagtcaaaataaaaatttaatttgatttttaaaaaaatattaaaataaaattgtttaagtTGATTCGAGTTAATCTACACAATTGACAAACAACGCACGGCATGGGTTTtaaattggatttaataactttaatcaaaactttttgaccTTGTAATTGAACGATCCCATATctatataacaaataaaatcccATTAGTTACGGTCTATAATTAATAAGATCCATTAAATAAGATTCATTAGCATTGTTGATGACAGAAATGGAAAGAATAGACCATTAGGAGAGGAGagttgttatttgttgtgtggctaaatatataaaagaaacaagctcttgaaaaataacatatccCATGTGCTAGCTTAGCTACTACTTAGAAACATTAATGATTTGTTTAGAGTCATTAATTACTTAACTAAATAATCTTGTTAATTAGAGTGGTTAATTAGGTAATGGGTGTTcttatggtaaaaaaataaataaatgttggtCTAGATTACTTCCTTGATTACCGGATTAAAAAGTCAATCCAAAGTTAAACATGGGTATGAAAcctttttcaaattgaaaaagtaGACCAACCCACGCCGTGAGGAGCATGGTGATGTATGGCATTGGTCAGCTCGGATCCTATGTAGGGCAAATAAGTGAAGTGCTCCGAATAATTTGACCACGCAGAAAAAAATGACAGGTACAACtccacttttatatatatatatatatatatatatattttagatgtgatatattttttaaatattataaaaagatattttattatttattgatgattatatcaaatttcattcttaatttttttatttttatatattttattttcaattttttttttaatttcatcctttaaaatttgatttttatatcaactttaattatcatttttttttcttttatctttttcttaattgaatttttttatctattgtaTATTGTCATAAttcttaattgatatttattttatttgaaataatttataaaattagattttttttttaattttatcatcttctaactttttttatttgtcaaatttgatcttatttttttattctatttattttatttgaaatagtttatgaaattaaattttttttttcaatttcattatttttcaagtttttcataTGTTAggtttgatcctcattcttttaataattttaaaaaaattaaaatataaataagttattttgcaacttatttttcatgacataaccaaacattaaaaaatatttttcaatttatttttcatgacactatcaaatatcaaaaaataatttactttccatgaaaatcactttaaaaaaattattttacagtaAACAAACAGGGCTATAAAATACAATTAGTTTGCGTTCAATGATATAAGATGTTATGATTTTACTTTATacgttaattaaaattatgttttttaaataatttcaaagatatattttctagagaaatttaataaattgtattgcatattaattaagaattttgaattaaaaagtgtgtgtatatatatatatatataacatctcCCATACACCCTACATATTTTCCACGATATGCTATTACttgatttataaaacaatataattaacttttgtttttgtataaaatgtttttaattatattctgGATTTGTAGATACGGTCTAtagtgggttttgtttttttatttttttcattaatggaatgaaatgagaatatcctatatatatatatatatctaaaaatGTTGTCATTATTATCTGAGTGAAAGGATGATCATTGTCTCCTTGATAGAATCACAAGGCATGTACTTTCTTGCTCTTTGTCTTAATTGAGTCATTCACATAGTACATATTATTGTACCATGCATCACTCCTTTGTACAAATGTAGCATAAACATGGAGTTTATGTCTTAGAagtgaattttcatttttaaaaaaaaaaaaattaaacaagatttTAACTCGATTATCCGAGTTATAAATTAacttatatcatttttaatttgatttttttcttaaattccaTTCTTGATCAGGTTGGCAGGTCAATATTGAATCGACGTGCTGAGTTGTACTTGGTGTCATATCTCTTGTTAAATCTTTGTTGAGCCTAACTTAAAAAGGTAAATTAATGATGTAATTTCAGATTAATTAAGCAAGAACGAATTAAACCACCACTAATATTTTGGTCAATGTTggataattattatatattgaagGATGTTAAACGTGACAGGTGGAGCAAAGAACGGGGGGAAAGCTGAGGCTTCTTTTTCGTTTCCATCGATCATTACCTTAAATCATGGTTTCTTCCATAAATTAACTATTAGCcgtatttcaatttttttgactATTAGCCGTAAATATTGCTTGTTGAATGCACGTATTTCTTGTTTTCTGTCACTTTTCTTCTAAACGCCGCCTAACTCACTGCCATCTTTATTTCCTCAGTTCATATTTGAATTACCATTAACTTGTTGACCACCTTATTCTTTGGTCCTTGTGTTTTGAAAGATATTGCATCCTAGCCCTTCTTGTTTTGAAACTTATAGTTTAGTCTCTTGACTCTTCTTAATAAAATTCCTTAGATGTTAGCTCCAAAGTGTAAGTCTAGAAAGTTAAAGAAATGGAGTGTTCATCCTTAATGATATATTCTAAATCTGCTTCACAAGTTGCAtatcattcatttgatttaaaataaaataaaataaaagaatgcgTGCGTGGCCTTCACTAGCCATTTATCCCTCATccccatcttttttttcatgggttCGATTGCTTGATAAATTGACTCCATGAGTTTATGGCATGATTGCTGGGACTGAATTCAAATCAGAGGAAGCCATGTGAGCTGAAATCACTAGCTACGTAGACAGGCACAAAGCTCCACACATTACCAGGGATTAAtttcaagttcttttctttttatctaataaatccCACCGTATCCAACGAATGACATCATGTACTATATGTGAGTCAAAATTAATGGACGATCTTATTAAGGCCTTTTGTAGTTTTGGTGTCTTATCACTCCATTACTAATTATAAAATGACCACTGATTAAGGTAACTTGATCTAGTTATGCTGATAAATCAAAAAGGAAGTCTAAATCAAAGTATTGTGTAAAGAAATGGTGTATAATATATTGTCGTCCGTGTATGACTTTGTAGTGATCGTTTTTATTTGAGTacggaaaaaataaataattctagtttttttatattttaaagatttagAGCCGTCACTTGGTGTTTCAGTAATTAGTAATCCTAGTTATTCAATAAAATCTCGATAAGAGAACAAGTTGTATATAGAAATGACAATATTACCTCTAATACACCATACCTAAAATAAATTGCATTGttcatttatcttattaatattaaggctctgttgtatttttttatatattggttAAAGCAAATCTATCTCAGTAACGTGAATCATGATTTTATAGATCCAACCTAACATTTCTAaaggtaaaatatattttattatattttatatttttatttttcttaatactaGGAATACATCTTATATATAagtttgtaattttcaaatattaaaagtaaataaaagaagagaaagaaggaggttattttatttattacaagcttttttttaatattaaaaatacatcttaTGTAAGTTTGTaaatccttatattaaaaataaataaattgatttttttagtatttttaaaatttatgctaAATTTTAATGGATATTTACAAACTAGTTGTAAAAtccattaattgattttttctaaagaaaaattcaaaattacttttattgaataaaaaaatatgaatgaaaatCATCTTACAATTTCAccatatgcaatttttttaaagaaggatttttattgttgttttctatattttaaatttggtttatctAATACCAGGAAAGTATTTCAAGTATATGTTAACAATCTCaagtattaaatataaaagggtAAAAGTGGATAAAACACctaaaattaaatccaaaatgatcctccaaaaatctaaaaattaattaaaactaaactagggcatgtttggcaaaacacacaaaaaaacataaaataaggcTGTGAAAAAATGTGTTATGGTATATTTTCTAAACACACTCTTAactgaaaaacataaatttaaaaattatcccTCGAgacaagatgttttttttatgaggatgACTAGGGACAAGATGTTGATGAGTTCTTCGAGACAAATGGGGTATAAACATTTGATGAGGATGGATGATTCTTATAGAAAAAGTATTTCTCAATCGTTTGGTGCCAATTAGAACTCCTAAGATAGTCAGTGATGCTACATTTATTCGTTTAAAGATGACTCCTTAATTAACTTTCTTGGCtaacgaagaagaagaacaatggTTGAATGATGCATCATCTCTTCCCTTCATTAAAGCCCATACAACTTGTATCCTATTTTAaatccctaaaaattaggatttCAATTAGGTTTTTGTGAATTTTCATTTTAGACTTGGACTTTGAATTTTGGCGCATGCACCCtcaattaataacaaaaactttttaattcatgaaatCATACCCCAGGCAATGTCGATTGGAATCCTCTAATTTGCGCACCTCTATAAATTGATCTTTAGTTTCTAGATTGTGCGATATGTTTCCTagttgaccattaaacttttaatttatctcaatttgacccctgatttaGTCAATTTTTTCCCCTAAATGTACGCATGTTTTGCATCTTaattcttggttttgaatttctttaattaaatccttaattggccttcaaactttcttttctttgtaattaaaCCCCCTAATTGACCAATTAgcttattaaaattcaaaattggtcCTCAAAACTTTCAGTTCTTgtaatttgacccaaattaggcttccaaacttaattttccttcaattaagtcaattaaactcattaaatgtttaattaaatcattaaacttaattaatcctTCTAATTTTAGCTAAATtaactttcaaacttaattttactTTGGTCTATCAAatgttcaattaagtccctgaacttaattattttacaagtcTACCCCAACACTcaatatatttcttcaatttggtcttAAATTGTCATTGTTTTGTTCAATTAGGCTCTCCATTAATGCAAATTGAGTTCCCAAACTTTTCCATTTGGTccactaatttttaatttgtgcgATTAAGTCCCTCTTCGGCCCATTTTTGCCACCTTCTTGAATGACTTGTCCATTTGTGaccctaaaatatttttgaatttttattttttacataaaagaattttagggaatccaaaattgggttataacaAATATCACATCAACCCTAAAGATTAACAAGTTCATGCATTTTATTAACTTATTAATGCTGAAAAAGACATTAATTAggctaaattgaattaaatgagGTCAATGAATAATCTTGATATGGTCATGGCGAGCtgctatattattatatatgattAATTTCTTAGTTTTGCTAACTATTGACTTTGGGTGATCAGAatgtattaaatattatttaaacaagTACAGTCCTTAATCCTTTCACATCTCAACAAACACCTTCTAGGATAATATTTTTCGATTTTGAATAGTAATATTGTTGttattctcaaattaaaaacccaaaTTTGATGGCTGAGTTTGACCAATAGACAGACACAGAATGGCCCTTTCGAAGTGACAACTTTTGGTGTGTTTTGAGAACAAAAACTTCCATGTCTTGAACCCCTGTCTTCGGCACATACACTAAACACGTGTTGCCATGTTTGATTTGTGAAAGCTATAGCTTAATTGCAATTGCCTTGTTTTAGGGATTCCTTGTTTCAAGCAattttatgggaaaaaaaaataattgtttccgTAGGCCGAAATTCATTTTGAGATTCTTGTgctgaaaatcaaa
This region includes:
- the LOC18106744 gene encoding polygalacturonase, which encodes MASLRLPMSPLLLTLLSIIFLASPSAKAAQFSVLSYGAKPDGKTDSTKAFAAAWSQACASTGPATISVPKGSFSLRQVKFQGPCKNNAILVRIDGTLVAPSNYGVLGSAENWLIFEHVNGVTLSGGTLDGQGAGLWSCKNSGKGNCPRGATSLEFSNSKNIAITGLASLNSQMFHIVINGCQNVKLQGVKVSADGNSPNTDGIHVQLSTAVTILNSRIGTGDDCISIGPGTSNLWIENVACGPGHGISIGSLGKESQEAGVRDVTVKTTTFTGTENGLRIKTWGRPSNGFATNILFQHVVMNNVKNPILIDQNYCPGKKNCPGQASGVKISDVTYQDIHGTSATELAVKFDCSRKYPCTGIKLQDVKLTYENKPAEASCSNAGGVASGVVQPTSCL